The nucleotide sequence GCAGCGCCAGTTGCACCAGCATGAACAACCCGATGCCGGCTGTCGCCACCGTTATCGGCCGCACTCCGAAGCGGGCCAAGCGATAGACCAATTGCCCCATGCCGAGAAAGCCCGCCACCATGGCCGCCGCCGTCCAGAACAGATAATCGGCGGCGGCGGCCTTGCTCAAGTCGGCCACGTCGCGCAACCAAGGCCCCGCCCACAAGCTTTGCACCGCCAAGAAGAAGGCCTGGGTCAACACGCTGTTGGGCGCGATCCGCCAGAACAACCGGCTGCGGAACACATCGGCGACGCCGCGCAACTGCGAACGCAGATCGCCCGCCGCCGTCTGGGGACCACGCTCCGGCACCACCAGCAGTAAAGCGAGCGCAAGCGCGACGCTCGACGCCGCCAGCGCCGCGAACACGCCCCGCCAGCCGATCAGTTGCAGGGCGGCCTCGACCGGCGCGGTGGCCGTCAAGGCCCCCAAACCGCCCGCCGCCAGCACCCAGCCGTTGGCCACCGGCAGCCGCTCGGCCGGCAACCACAATGCGAACGCCTTGAAGCTGGCCATCAAACAGGCCGACACCCCCAACCCGATCAACCCCCGACCGATGATCAGCTCCAGCGAACTGCTGCTGGCGGCGAACAGCCCGGCCCCGGCCGCCGCGAACAGCAGCAAGGCCGCTTCCACCCGGCGCGGTCCGAAGCGATCCAGCAAGACGCCCAACGGCAGTTGAAACGCCGCAAAGGTCAGAAAATAGACGCTGGTCAACAAACCCAGAGCGGTGGCGTCCAACCGCAACTCCGCCGTCAGATAAGGCGACAGCACCGCGTTGATGGTCCGATACAGATACGACAGAAAATAGCCGGCGGCAAACGGCAGAAAAATTCGCAACGCGAGCGCGGCCGACCCCGGCGCGGGCGCGGCGGTCATCGGCCCGGCGCCGCGCGGCGCGTCAGCCGGTAGGCTTTTTCCAGCAACCAAGTCAGGCCGCGCTCCCGCCAGCGGGATTCCTCCGCCAGCGCATCCCGCGCGCACAGCAGTTCCACGTCATGCCCCGCCCCGAACAACGCCCGGATTTCCGGCTCGGCGACCGCAAAGGGCGGACCCGCCAACAGCGCCTGATCGTATTCCAGCGTCACCAGCAGCGTGCGGATCCCGACCGGCAAAATGGCGTCCAGCTTGCGCGCGTACCCTTCGCGCATGGCCGGGGGCAAGGCGATCAGCGAGGCACGGTCGTAAACGCCGGCGATATCCGCCAGATGGCGCGGCTCCAAGGCGAAAAAATCGCCCAGCAATATCCGGAT is from Candidatus Competibacteraceae bacterium and encodes:
- a CDS encoding MFS transporter, with amino-acid sequence MTAAPAPGSAALALRIFLPFAAGYFLSYLYRTINAVLSPYLTAELRLDATALGLLTSVYFLTFAAFQLPLGVLLDRFGPRRVEAALLLFAAAGAGLFAASSSSLELIIGRGLIGLGVSACLMASFKAFALWLPAERLPVANGWVLAAGGLGALTATAPVEAALQLIGWRGVFAALAASSVALALALLLVVPERGPQTAAGDLRSQLRGVADVFRSRLFWRIAPNSVLTQAFFLAVQSLWAGPWLRDVADLSKAAAADYLFWTAAAMVAGFLGMGQLVYRLARFGVRPITVATAGIGLFMLVQLALLFQVGPLLGLWVLFGFFGTSAVLTYAILSQAFPPELAGRVNTALNLLVFVLAFAGQWGMGAIINRWPAAGGGYADTGYQLAFGLALVGQLLSWFWLLAGCRRPR
- a CDS encoding thiopurine S-methyltransferase, which gives rise to MELSFWRERWERAEIGFHQPAVNVHLQQFWGRLELPPGRRVFAPLCGKSRDLLWLAGEGYPVTGVEISPIAVEGFFQENHLRPRRWREGVFEVWEQDEIRILLGDFFALEPRHLADIAGVYDRASLIALPPAMREGYARKLDAILPVGIRTLLVTLEYDQALLAGPPFAVAEPEIRALFGAGHDVELLCARDALAEESRWRERGLTWLLEKAYRLTRRAAPGR